The DNA region ACTCAATGTTGGGTATGGCAAATGTAATGCCTGGGCATATCCTCCTTCCAGCACCAAATGGGATAAATTCAAAGTCTGTGCCCCTAAAATCAATGGAGCTATTAAGAAACCTCTCGGGTTTAAAACTCTCAGCTTCAGCCCAATACTTAGGATTCCTTCCAATTGCCCAAGCATTGATAATGACCCTAGTCTTAGAGGGTATCTCATATCCATTGATTTGGCACCTTTCTCTACTTACTCTAGGAACCAACAATGGCACAGGCGGGTGTAACCTCAAGGTTTCTTTGATGATGGACTTTAAGTATACCAATTGGTGCAATTCTGTCTCATCTACATGTCCCTTCCTATCATATACTCTTCTGACCTCAGCTTGTGCTTGTTCCATCACCCTCGGGTTCCTTAACATTTCTGACATCCCCCATTCCACAACAGAAGATGATGTTTCGCCTCCACCAATGAATATGTCCTGCAAATATGCATATCAATATTGTTTATATATCTAAAGTTCGGATTAAGAACAATTCTGCAAATGTTTCGCCTCAATGAATATaaagtcacacacacacacacacacacacacacacacacacacacacacacacacacacacacacacacacacacacacacacacacacacacacacacacacacacacacacacacacacacacacacacacacacacacacacacacacacacacacacacacacacacacacacacacacacacacacacacacacacacacacacacacacacacaccacacacacacacacacacacacacacacacacacacacacacacacacacacacacacacacacacacacagcaaaattttatctttgctgataCACACACAGcaaaattttatctttgctGATTTGGGTAAATttatctagaaaaaaaataaaataaaataatttttattagttaattattaattaatttatagatattatttgattttttttaatgaaattaatttatagatatttttttacaaattaaataataattaacttattttattaaaaaattcatccatatttttttcttgttttagaaatatttataaagaaagtTACCCAAACATACTCACCGAGTCTATAAATTAATAGATCGATTACTACTAACCTGGATGACGGCTTTAATGTTTTCATCAGTCAAGGGAAATTCCGACGATTCCTTTTGAAACTTGAGAAGAACATCAACTAGATCTTCCACTGCTTCACACTCCTCGTTGCTGCTGCTTCTGGTTCTATTTTTGTGTTCGTCGATGATGTCTTGCAATACCCTATCTGTCACTTTATGCACTTTTTCAAGTTTCCCCGAAGCCCCCATCATCTGAAGCACTCTACTAGAAGGGTAGAGATCAGCAACAGAAAACCCTCCCATAAGCTTCAACTGTTTATCAATGTTTGATATGAACACTTGTTGGTATCTGCTCTTCTTACCAAAAGCCGCTCGTGCCGCTATCCCAAAAGTCACCGAGTAAATGTTCTCGGTGAGATTAAAAATATTGGACCCTTCTGCTTCACTTGCAGTTGCAgctatttttttaactagttcTGCCACCTCCTCTTCTCTTATGGACCGAAAAGACTGCACGCGCTTTGCAGTTAGTAGCTCCACTGTGCATATTTTTCGTAGTTGCCTCCAATACTCTCCATGTTGACTGAAGACAATGTTAGAGCCGTTGTAAGAAACTATTCTAGATGATACAAGGTTTGGCCTATCAGAGAAGTTGAGATCGCGTGTCTTCATAATCTCTTGTGCCATTTCTTGTGAAGTGACTATGATGTTAGATACCTCTCCTAGTTTTAGATGCATTAGCGGCCCATAATTATCTGCCAAATTTTTTAAGCAGTGATGAACCGGCAGTGAGCCAACAAACTGGTGCATGTTTCCTATGAGCGGTAGTGTCCTTGGTCCTGGGGGCAATTTGCAGCAGGTAGAGGAGGTTTTGGAATCCGATCTTTGAACTAATTTGAATAACGCGAAGACAATAATAGAGCTAATGAAGTAAATTAAGTAAGAGGTGTGGTCGTGAACCTCCATGACCATGATGATAGATCTAGGAGGAACCGTGCatataaatataagataatGAGGAACCTAGCTAtacatataaaaacaaaaaggatttGCATTTATGGAAGGATATATGTTACTGAAATATGTGGTGTTCGGTAGTCACGTAGAACGGACGAAACGG from Glycine soja cultivar W05 chromosome 8, ASM419377v2, whole genome shotgun sequence includes:
- the LOC114422215 gene encoding cytochrome P450 71D10-like encodes the protein MVMEVHDHTSYLIYFISSIIVFALFKLVQRSDSKTSSTCCKLPPGPRTLPLIGNMHQFVGSLPVHHCLKNLADNYGPLMHLKLGEVSNIIVTSQEMAQEIMKTRDLNFSDRPNLVSSRIVSYNGSNIVFSQHGEYWRQLRKICTVELLTAKRVQSFRSIREEEVAELVKKIAATASEAEGSNIFNLTENIYSVTFGIAARAAFGKKSRYQQVFISNIDKQLKLMGGFSVADLYPSSRVLQMMGASGKLEKVHKVTDRVLQDIIDEHKNRTRSSSNEECEAVEDLVDVLLKFQKESSEFPLTDENIKAVIQDIFIGGGETSSSVVEWGMSEMLRNPRVMEQAQAEVRRVYDRKGHVDETELHQLVYLKSIIKETLRLHPPVPLLVPRVSRERCQINGYEIPSKTRVIINAWAIGRNPKYWAEAESFKPERFLNSSIDFRGTDFEFIPFGAGRRICPGITFAIPNIELPLAQLLYHFDWKLPNKMNIEELDMKESNGITLRRENDLCLIPIARQP